A genomic window from Brachyspira sp. SAP_772 includes:
- the selB gene encoding selenocysteine-specific translation elongation factor: MNKIIGTAGHVDHGKSELIKALTGITMMRLPEEKKREMTIDLGFGFFKPNDDITIGVIDVPGHERFIRNMVAGMWSLDLVMLVVCANEGWMNMTEEHAKVALALGIKNIVCVINKIDLVDNNKLKESEESIKKNLHRIFQRDIETIKVSALNGTNIDLLKERVTNILINDKTKEEIKTHIYVDRVFSIKGAGLTITGSIKGGDIKRDDTLIHYPSKKEVSIRNIQSYHQDREIVHSTSRVALNLKNIKKEEIRRGHLLCSKEENVFLTDEIILELVENSDVDYLRKIKNAEFAIGTECLVAHIIPLYKKQDNNDKRDDSKEIDRRFIRLKFDEPIAVFWKERGILISHGGSAIIGTGDVFWGDKTTPFIRKNIMDNASDFLGKIERKKYTDLVMSVNGYSLARGNMPEYAIKLANYFVKKDYLKEATERIKKLIEVKKDGFSFEDIKNYLNIETSFTKPFIDYLLENKIIMSLDNNIYKKYVDTVELTNSQKMLIDKLKKEDLNGLDEKIIKTLNNGIKDIKTLTALKYATYLDEGLYYHTEVYNRVKSLIMKNTKKNDVITIALVKERTGLSRKYTIPILNALEREKLVKRQGNDRIVL; the protein is encoded by the coding sequence ATGAATAAAATTATAGGAACTGCTGGGCATGTTGATCATGGTAAATCAGAATTAATCAAAGCTTTAACGGGTATTACGATGATGCGTTTACCTGAAGAGAAGAAAAGAGAGATGACTATTGATTTGGGGTTTGGATTTTTTAAGCCTAATGATGATATTACTATTGGGGTAATAGATGTTCCTGGACACGAGAGATTTATTAGAAATATGGTTGCGGGGATGTGGAGTTTGGATTTAGTTATGCTTGTTGTATGTGCCAATGAAGGTTGGATGAATATGACAGAGGAGCATGCTAAAGTTGCTTTGGCATTGGGGATAAAAAATATTGTATGCGTAATAAATAAAATAGACCTTGTTGATAATAATAAATTAAAAGAATCTGAAGAGAGCATTAAAAAAAACTTACATAGAATATTTCAAAGAGATATAGAAACAATAAAAGTATCTGCTTTAAATGGCACTAATATAGATTTATTAAAAGAAAGAGTTACAAATATATTAATAAATGATAAAACAAAAGAAGAGATAAAAACTCATATTTATGTAGATAGGGTATTTTCTATAAAAGGTGCGGGGCTTACAATTACAGGAAGTATTAAAGGCGGCGACATTAAAAGAGATGATACTCTCATACACTACCCTAGCAAAAAAGAAGTATCCATAAGAAATATTCAGTCATATCATCAAGACAGAGAAATTGTGCATTCTACTTCGAGGGTTGCTTTAAATTTAAAAAACATAAAAAAAGAAGAGATAAGAAGGGGACATTTATTATGCTCTAAAGAAGAGAATGTTTTTCTAACAGATGAAATAATACTTGAACTAGTTGAAAATAGTGATGTTGATTATTTGAGAAAGATAAAAAATGCTGAGTTTGCAATTGGCACAGAATGTTTAGTAGCTCATATTATACCGCTATATAAAAAACAAGATAATAATGACAAAAGAGACGACAGCAAAGAAATAGATAGAAGATTTATAAGATTAAAATTTGATGAACCTATAGCAGTATTTTGGAAAGAGAGAGGAATACTTATTAGCCATGGAGGAAGTGCTATAATCGGTACGGGTGATGTATTTTGGGGAGATAAAACTACTCCATTTATTAGAAAAAATATTATGGATAATGCTTCAGATTTCTTAGGAAAAATAGAGAGAAAAAAATATACCGATTTGGTAATGAGTGTTAATGGATATAGTTTAGCTAGAGGAAATATGCCTGAATATGCTATAAAACTTGCTAACTATTTTGTAAAAAAAGATTATCTAAAAGAAGCAACTGAAAGAATAAAAAAATTAATAGAAGTTAAAAAAGATGGATTTTCTTTTGAAGATATAAAAAATTATCTTAATATAGAGACTTCATTTACAAAACCTTTTATTGATTATTTACTAGAAAATAAAATTATAATGTCATTAGACAATAATATATATAAAAAATATGTTGATACAGTAGAGCTTACTAATTCACAAAAAATGCTTATTGACAAATTAAAAAAAGAAGACTTAAATGGATTAGATGAAAAAATCATAAAAACTCTTAATAATGGAATAAAAGATATAAAAACACTAACAGCATTAAAATATGCTACATATCTTGATGAAGGCTTATATTATCACACAGAAGTTTATAACAGAGTAAAAAGCCTAATAATGAAAAACACTAAAAAAAATGATGTTATTACTATAGCATTAGTTAAAGAGAGAACAGGATTATCGAGAAAATATACTATACCAATATTAAATGCTTTGGAGAGAGAAAAGTTGGTAAAAAGACAAGGCAATGACAGAATAGTACTTTAA
- the recR gene encoding recombination mediator RecR has translation MSGIDSLDKLTQMIARLPGIGGRSAMRIALYLFDSDDEYLSELSNSILSLHKNIKLCRECYSLSENDVCNICASDKRDRTKLCVVESYTDMIAIEKTEEYTGLYHVLGGLIEPLKGIGISDIRIKELIDRVKANSSIEEVIIAFGASLEADTTASYINKTLRNNNFDKKISRITYGISLASNIENADSRSLARSIADRVVMQ, from the coding sequence TTGAGCGGTATTGATTCTTTAGACAAGCTTACACAGATGATAGCTAGGCTTCCGGGTATAGGTGGAAGGAGTGCTATGCGTATTGCTTTGTATTTATTTGACAGTGATGATGAATATTTAAGTGAGTTATCTAATTCTATTTTGTCACTGCATAAAAATATAAAGCTTTGCAGGGAATGTTATTCTTTGAGTGAGAATGATGTTTGTAATATATGTGCAAGTGATAAAAGAGACAGAACAAAGTTATGCGTAGTAGAGTCTTATACAGATATGATTGCTATTGAAAAAACGGAAGAATATACTGGGCTTTATCATGTTTTGGGCGGATTAATAGAGCCTCTTAAAGGAATAGGCATTTCAGATATAAGAATAAAAGAGTTAATAGATAGAGTTAAGGCTAACAGCTCAATAGAAGAAGTTATTATAGCATTTGGGGCTTCATTAGAGGCAGATACTACAGCATCATATATAAATAAAACTTTAAGAAATAATAATTTTGATAAAAAAATAAGCCGTATTACATATGGTATATCATTAGCAAGCAATATTGAAAATGCTGATTCACGTTCATTAGCAAGAAGCATTGCAGACAGAGTGGTTATGCAGTAG
- a CDS encoding YbaB/EbfC family nucleoid-associated protein, protein MSDNSIKYSSPGNLISFEINKNYTISNFNVDESLLDKSQKELLEEMIISSMNDAISKVKDLNVDENKHDNYKNPFNALNMKDMDKAFADITKMTTIKYDENGKPIINISLDAINPDIISRMNDIINNNNEDKDKN, encoded by the coding sequence ATGAGTGATAATTCTATAAAATATAGTTCACCCGGCAATTTAATTTCATTTGAAATTAATAAAAATTATACTATATCAAATTTTAATGTAGATGAAAGCCTTTTAGATAAGAGTCAAAAAGAGCTTTTAGAAGAGATGATTATATCCAGCATGAATGATGCTATTTCTAAAGTAAAAGATTTGAATGTTGATGAAAATAAACATGATAATTATAAAAATCCTTTTAATGCTCTTAATATGAAGGATATGGATAAGGCATTTGCTGATATAACAAAAATGACTACAATAAAATATGATGAAAATGGCAAACCAATTATCAATATATCATTAGATGCAATAAATCCAGATATTATATCTAGAATGAATGATATTATCAACAACAATAACGAAGATAAGGATAAAAATTGA
- a CDS encoding Cof-type HAD-IIB family hydrolase, with the protein MIKAAFFDVDGTLVSFNTHKISELSKKAILALKQQNIKVFIATGRALYQIDNLDNMEFDGYITFNGSACYIDKKEIYKITLNKNDLKSLCNYLENHILPCSIMTSNDIYTNTHKTIEMFYNMVNVKANVIDNFLEYLYDNIDDIFQLNIFANKETEKNIMNNILVNSSSSRWHPIFFDVNIKDIGKHIGIDKIIEYYGIKLEETIAFGDGENDTSMIKHAHIGVAMGNASKEVKEVADYITDDVDNDGVYKALKHFNLID; encoded by the coding sequence ATGATAAAAGCAGCATTTTTCGATGTAGATGGAACTTTAGTGAGTTTTAATACGCATAAAATATCTGAATTATCAAAAAAAGCAATACTCGCTCTCAAACAACAAAATATAAAAGTATTTATAGCAACAGGAAGAGCTTTATATCAGATAGATAATTTGGATAATATGGAATTTGATGGATATATTACTTTTAATGGCTCAGCATGCTATATAGACAAAAAAGAAATATATAAAATCACATTAAATAAAAATGATTTAAAAAGTTTATGTAATTATTTAGAAAATCATATTCTACCCTGCTCTATTATGACAAGCAATGATATTTATACAAATACTCATAAAACTATAGAGATGTTTTATAATATGGTAAATGTTAAGGCAAATGTTATAGATAATTTTTTAGAATATCTTTATGATAATATAGATGATATATTTCAGTTGAATATATTTGCAAATAAAGAAACAGAAAAGAATATAATGAATAATATATTAGTAAACTCCAGCTCAAGCAGATGGCATCCAATTTTTTTTGATGTTAATATAAAAGACATTGGCAAACATATAGGCATAGATAAAATTATAGAGTATTATGGAATTAAATTAGAAGAGACTATTGCTTTTGGCGATGGTGAAAATGATACTAGTATGATAAAGCATGCTCATATTGGTGTTGCTATGGGTAATGCTAGCAAAGAAGTAAAAGAAGTTGCTGATTATATTACAGATGATGTTGATAATGATGGAGTATATAAAGCTTTAAAACATTTTAATTTAATAGATTAA
- a CDS encoding Cof-type HAD-IIB family hydrolase: MIKAAFFDVDGTLVSFNTHKVSDSSKEAIRLLQEKGIKVFIATGRIKKHINNIDDLVFDGYITANGVDCYIGDKSIYKHSIARDEIYSLMDYLKNKELFPCSVMMNSGIYINYMTDDVENVSKSINLPIPVVDNYYNFLEENIDNILQINLFVDKDKEKELMSKIFKNCESSRWHKAFADVNTKGGGKHIGIDKVIEYYGIKLEETIAFGDGGNDISMIKHAHIGVAMGNANKEVKEIADYVTDDVDNDGIYKALKHFNII; this comes from the coding sequence ATGATAAAAGCTGCATTTTTTGATGTAGATGGTACTTTAGTTAGTTTTAATACTCATAAAGTATCTGATTCTTCAAAAGAAGCTATAAGACTTTTGCAAGAAAAAGGTATTAAAGTTTTTATAGCTACAGGAAGAATAAAGAAACATATAAACAATATAGATGATCTAGTTTTTGATGGTTATATAACCGCTAATGGGGTTGATTGCTATATAGGAGACAAATCTATATATAAGCATTCTATAGCAAGAGATGAAATATATTCTTTAATGGATTATTTAAAAAACAAAGAACTATTTCCTTGTTCTGTTATGATGAATAGCGGTATATATATTAATTATATGACAGACGATGTAGAAAATGTATCTAAATCAATTAATTTGCCAATACCTGTTGTTGATAATTATTATAATTTTTTAGAAGAGAACATTGATAATATACTTCAGATTAATTTATTTGTAGATAAAGATAAAGAAAAAGAATTAATGTCAAAGATATTTAAAAATTGTGAATCAAGCAGATGGCATAAAGCATTTGCAGATGTTAATACTAAAGGCGGAGGCAAACATATAGGTATAGATAAAGTTATAGAGTATTATGGAATTAAATTAGAAGAGACTATTGCTTTTGGTGATGGAGGTAATGATATTAGTATGATAAAGCATGCTCATATTGGTGTAGCTATGGGTAATGCTAACAAGGAAGTGAAAGAAATTGCTGATTATGTTACAGATGATGTTGATAATGACGGAATATATAAAGCTCTAAAACATTTTAATATAATATAA
- a CDS encoding NAD(P)H-dependent glycerol-3-phosphate dehydrogenase: MENVAIIGAGGWGLALANIFSEKHHIRVWVHSEDSYNRLKKFHRNDNYLENIELNKEIKFSMELDEVINDAKIVIIVTPSFAFYNTCENIEPYISNDQIIISATKGLDRNTGKTMSEVARSIISGDVNILTLSGPSHAEEVAKGVPTAVVIGGEKGVSEYVRDTLTVPPKFRIYNSTDQKGVEIGGALKNIIAIAGGIVDGLNLGDNTKAALITRGLHEIVRFALSKGARIDTMYGLSGIGDLIVTCSSGLSRNNRLGRELAKGKKYQDVIANSHGQVAEGVYATTAAYEYAKKNNIYMPITEAIYNILFNNANIQETLTELMSKDAKSEGFY, encoded by the coding sequence ATGGAAAATGTTGCGATTATTGGTGCTGGCGGTTGGGGACTTGCTTTAGCTAATATTTTYTCTGAAAAACATCACATTAGAGTATGGGTGCATAGTGAAGATAGCTATAATAGGCTTAAAAAATTCCATAGAAATGACAATTATTTAGAAAATATAGAATTAAACAAAGAAATAAAATTTAGCATGGAACTTGATGAAGTTATCAATGATGCTAAAATTGTTATTATTGTAACTCCATCTTTTGCATTCTATAATACCTGCGAAAATATAGAACCATATATAAGTAATGATCAAATAATAATATCTGCAACAAAAGGATTAGACAGAAATACTGGTAAAACCATGAGCGAAGTTGCTAGGAGTATAATATCAGGAGATGTAAATATTCTTACACTTTCTGGTCCTTCTCATGCTGAAGAAGTTGCTAAGGGAGTACCTACTGCAGTTGTCATTGGCGGAGAGAAAGGTGTTTCAGAATATGTGAGAGATACTTTAACTGTGCCTCCAAAATTTAGAATATATAACTCTACTGATCAAAAAGGTGTAGAGATAGGAGGAGCTTTAAAAAATATTATAGCAATAGCTGGCGGTATAGTTGATGGGCTTAATTTAGGAGATAACACTAAAGCAGCACTTATAACAAGAGGTCTTCATGAAATAGTGAGATTTGCCTTAAGTAAGGGGGCAAGAATAGATACTATGTATGGTCTTTCTGGAATAGGTGATTTAATAGTAACTTGTTCTAGCGGATTAAGCAGAAATAATAGACTTGGAAGAGAGCTTGCAAAGGGGAAAAAATATCAAGATGTTATAGCTAATTCTCATGGACAAGTAGCAGAAGGAGTATACGCTACAACAGCCGCATATGAATACGCCAAAAAAAATAATATATATATGCCTATAACAGAAGCTATTTACAATATATTATTCAATAATGCTAATATACAAGAAACCCTAACAGAACTTATGAGTAAAGATGCAAAAAGTGAAGGTTTTTATTAA
- a CDS encoding chemotaxis protein CheW — MDDYIKSLLKDFFEEAFEMLDRLEENILILDKDRDNVDAVQEIFRAVHTLKGSAGAVELVDTQKYAHRFEDLLDLIRDKKINVDDATIDILLKGIDVLKELINCASNESVSTVDIDEEIKKLDDFKNLQLGSETQTAAEDLNIEKTVDDKLSNKYDNLNLDNDILSAIREHKDDGLKIKLVYVKFNAESSMRTVGGVQVFVALKEKGDIVTSVPPLQDLEGDEFYQDVVYLLATTEEDNDIINDITFPETTDEIKIEEFVLEDYEKEASNKNSKEESAASKKDEKNVNKDKKVDRQSSYLRVESDRIDAMMNQVGELVTNKSSYVQYDDDLSSYGKLISTSINDIKKYYRDTIVQLLRKFEDYAQKKEIKDLRANYINNFNSKLNEISKIEEDFKFTLDRYRSSYQLLTRVTNELQETVMKIRMVPIAQTFNRFPRLIRDLSRDLGKEVKLEMYGEDTELDKSVIETLVDPLVHIIRNAVDHGIEMPEDRVNAGKSRVGTVVLQASHEGNLIIIKISDDGKGMQPHKIFESAVKKGLVSADAKLTEQQMLEYIFAPGFSTASKITNISGRGVGMDVVKKSLEKINGTVGIDTEYGKGSTFSLRIPLTVAIIQALIVDAEKEYYAVPINSILETIKIEPTDIQELEGTEVIKVRDEVVNILSIKELFRLPSRYTDIKSYYAVIISSEDKKVALLVNNLIGEQDIVIKTLKDSITKSEGIAGATILGDGTVSFILDIQTIVGLGTKRIIERGKVNTAAASKNELRSFINKLKNNEIPEAADIE, encoded by the coding sequence ATGGATGATTATATAAAAAGTTTGCTTAAAGATTTCTTTGAAGAAGCTTTTGAAATGTTAGATAGATTAGAAGAGAATATTCTTATTCTTGATAAAGATAGAGATAATGTCGATGCTGTGCAGGAAATATTTAGGGCAGTGCATACTTTGAAAGGAAGTGCTGGGGCGGTTGAACTTGTTGATACACAAAAATATGCTCATAGATTTGAAGATTTACTTGATTTAATAAGAGACAAAAAAATTAATGTTGATGATGCTACTATAGATATTTTATTAAAAGGAATAGATGTTTTAAAAGAGCTTATAAATTGTGCAAGCAATGAATCGGTAAGCACTGTAGATATAGATGAAGAGATAAAAAAGTTAGATGATTTTAAAAATTTACAATTAGGCTCAGAGACACAAACTGCTGCAGAAGATTTAAATATTGAAAAAACAGTAGATGATAAATTATCAAATAAATATGATAATTTAAATTTAGATAATGATATATTAAGTGCTATAAGAGAACATAAAGATGATGGATTAAAAATAAAATTAGTATATGTTAAATTTAATGCAGAAAGCTCAATGAGAACAGTTGGAGGTGTTCAGGTATTCGTTGCTCTTAAAGAAAAAGGCGATATTGTTACAAGTGTGCCGCCATTACAGGATTTGGAAGGGGATGAGTTTTATCAAGATGTAGTGTATTTACTAGCTACCACAGAAGAAGACAATGATATAATTAATGATATAACCTTTCCAGAAACAACTGATGAGATAAAAATAGAAGAGTTTGTATTAGAAGACTATGAGAAAGAAGCATCAAATAAAAATTCAAAAGAAGAGTCTGCTGCTAGTAAGAAAGATGAAAAAAATGTTAATAAAGACAAAAAAGTTGATAGACAAAGTTCTTATTTAAGAGTTGAAAGTGATAGAATAGACGCTATGATGAATCAAGTAGGGGAGCTTGTTACAAATAAAAGTTCTTATGTTCAGTATGATGATGATTTGTCTTCCTATGGTAAATTAATTTCTACTTCAATAAATGACATAAAAAAATATTATAGAGATACTATAGTTCAGCTTCTTAGAAAGTTTGAAGATTATGCCCAAAAGAAAGAAATTAAAGATTTGAGAGCTAATTATATTAATAATTTTAATAGTAAATTAAATGAAATATCAAAAATAGAAGAAGATTTCAAATTTACTTTAGATAGATATAGAAGTTCCTATCAGCTTCTTACAAGAGTAACAAATGAGTTGCAAGAAACAGTAATGAAAATAAGGATGGTTCCTATTGCACAAACATTTAATAGGTTTCCTCGTTTAATAAGAGATTTATCAAGAGATTTAGGCAAAGAGGTAAAATTAGAAATGTATGGAGAAGATACCGAGCTTGATAAATCTGTAATAGAGACTTTGGTTGATCCATTGGTGCATATTATAAGAAATGCTGTGGACCATGGTATAGAAATGCCTGAAGACAGGGTAAATGCTGGAAAGAGTAGAGTTGGTACTGTAGTTTTGCAGGCTTCACATGAAGGTAACCTTATTATTATAAAAATATCAGATGATGGTAAAGGAATGCAGCCGCATAAGATATTTGAAAGTGCAGTTAAAAAAGGACTTGTATCTGCAGATGCTAAATTAACAGAACAGCAAATGCTTGAATATATATTTGCACCCGGTTTTTCTACCGCTTCCAAAATTACAAATATTTCTGGAAGAGGGGTAGGAATGGATGTTGTTAAAAAAAGTTTAGAGAAGATTAATGGTACTGTTGGAATTGATACAGAATATGGTAAGGGGTCTACTTTCTCTTTAAGAATACCTTTAACTGTTGCTATTATTCAAGCTTTGATAGTGGATGCAGAAAAAGAATATTATGCAGTTCCTATTAACAGTATATTAGAAACTATAAAGATAGAACCTACAGATATACAAGAATTAGAGGGCACTGAGGTTATTAAGGTAAGAGATGAGGTTGTTAATATACTTAGCATAAAAGAGTTATTTAGACTTCCTTCAAGATATACTGATATTAAATCATATTATGCTGTTATTATATCTTCTGAAGACAAAAAAGTAGCTTTACTTGTTAATAACTTAATAGGTGAGCAGGATATAGTTATTAAAACACTTAAAGATAGTATAACAAAATCTGAAGGTATAGCTGGAGCTACTATTTTAGGTGATGGTACAGTTAGCTTTATATTAGATATTCAAACTATAGTAGGTCTTGGCACTAAAAGAATTATAGAGAGAGGTAAGGTAAATACTGCAGCTGCATCTAAAAATGAATTAAGAAGTTTTATAAATAAATTGAAAAATAACGAAATACCAGAAGCTGCTGATATTGAATAA
- a CDS encoding UDP-glucose/GDP-mannose dehydrogenase family protein, which translates to MKLCIIGTGYVGLITGACLAEMGNYVTCVDNDKEKLKKLKSGITPLYEPGLEELIVSNVSEGRLEFTDDLDYAVKKSIACFIAVGTPSGDDGSCDLSFVLSVANDIGKAMNGYKVIVDKSTVPVGTHKLVEEAIKKHYNGEFDVVSNPEFLKQGAAVDDFLKPDRVVIGSNSEKAIDIMRDIYNPFTRTGNPIIIMDVRSAEMTKYAANAFLATKISFANEIANICEKVGANADLVRIGMSSDKRIGNQFLFHGLGYGGSCFPKDVQALIKTASDYGINSDLLKATHQVNINQRKIFVEKILKYYNNDINGKTFALWGLAFKPRTNDMREAPAITIINMLLEKGAKIRAYDPKAFDSAKAIFGDKIYYAENSYEALENADALILVTEWNEFRRPSFDKIKELLKEPLIFDGRNQYDKQRMTERGIKYISLGNA; encoded by the coding sequence ATGAAATTATGTATAATAGGTACAGGTTATGTTGGACTTATAACTGGTGCTTGTTTAGCCGAAATGGGAAATTATGTTACATGCGTAGATAATGATAAAGAAAAATTAAAAAAATTAAAAAGCGGAATAACTCCTCTATACGAACCCGGATTAGAAGAGCTTATAGTATCAAATGTATCTGAGGGAAGATTAGAGTTTACAGATGATTTAGATTATGCTGTAAAAAAATCTATAGCTTGTTTTATAGCTGTTGGCACTCCTTCTGGAGATGATGGAAGCTGTGATTTAAGCTTTGTACTATCTGTAGCTAATGATATAGGCAAGGCTATGAATGGATATAAAGTAATTGTTGATAAATCCACTGTACCTGTAGGAACTCATAAACTAGTGGAAGAGGCTATTAAAAAACATTATAATGGTGAGTTTGATGTTGTTTCTAATCCTGAGTTTTTAAAACAGGGGGCTGCTGTTGATGATTTTCTAAAGCCTGATAGAGTTGTTATAGGTTCTAATTCTGAAAAAGCAATAGACATTATGAGAGATATTTATAATCCATTTACAAGGACTGGTAACCCTATTATTATTATGGACGTTCGTTCTGCTGAAATGACTAAATATGCTGCTAATGCTTTTCTTGCTACAAAGATTTCTTTTGCTAATGAGATTGCTAATATATGTGAAAAAGTGGGTGCTAATGCTGATTTGGTGAGAATTGGTATGTCTAGCGACAAAAGAATAGGAAATCAATTTTTATTTCATGGACTTGGATATGGCGGAAGCTGTTTCCCTAAAGATGTGCAGGCTCTAATAAAAACTGCTTCAGATTATGGAATTAATTCTGATTTACTTAAGGCTACTCATCAAGTAAATATTAATCAAAGAAAAATTTTTGTTGAGAAGATATTAAAATATTATAATAATGACATAAATGGAAAAACTTTTGCTTTATGGGGATTAGCATTCAAACCTAGAACTAATGATATGAGAGAGGCTCCTGCTATCACAATCATTAATATGCTTCTTGAAAAAGGTGCTAAAATAAGAGCTTATGATCCTAAAGCTTTTGACAGTGCTAAGGCTATATTTGGAGATAAGATATATTATGCAGAAAACTCTTATGAGGCTTTAGAGAATGCTGATGCTTTGATACTTGTTACAGAATGGAATGAGTTTAGAAGACCTAGTTTTGACAAAATAAAAGAATTATTAAAAGAGCCTCTCATATTTGACGGCAGAAATCAATACGATAAACAAAGAATGACTGAAAGAGGAATAAAATATATATCTTTAGGAAATGCTTAA
- a CDS encoding metallophosphoesterase family protein, translated as MIYFTSDTHFFGSMHANRKLLFSNYNDMHNTIFYNWNSVVNNNDDIYIIGDFSNEKGYIKTTELLKNLNGNKYLIKGSNDNFLENKKFDYSLFNFIKDYHVLNFENKKIILFHYPILEWEGYHQNSILIHGHWHKDKKYHNRAFNVSSDIHNFTPVSIKQILNNIN; from the coding sequence ATGATATATTTCACTTCGGATACTCATTTTTTTGGCAGTATGCATGCTAATAGAAAATTATTGTTTAGTAACTATAACGACATGCATAATACTATATTTTATAATTGGAACTCTGTTGTAAATAATAATGATGACATATATATAATTGGTGATTTCTCTAATGAAAAAGGATATATAAAAACAACAGAGCTTCTAAAAAACTTAAATGGAAATAAGTATCTAATAAAAGGGAGTAATGATAATTTTTTAGAAAATAAAAAATTTGATTATTCTCTTTTTAATTTTATTAAAGATTATCATGTACTTAATTTTGAAAATAAAAAAATAATATTATTCCACTACCCTATATTAGAATGGGAAGGCTATCATCAAAATTCAATTTTAATTCATGGGCATTGGCATAAAGACAAAAAATATCATAACAGAGCATTTAATGTATCTTCTGATATTCATAATTTTACTCCAGTATCTATAAAACAAATATTGAATAATATAAATTAA
- a CDS encoding DUF6348 family protein has protein sequence MNIYKQLLLNRLHKNIQDKNKIENETIRLLTYDVTIEPKIVELEEKSSVLCSVYFYIKAPILEEDFYEYCSVIANDKYKAIELVADDFVYCAFNGMIDFLNGVSHHEIDTYMLGNKKRFSVCESPIIGLGSSIEKEKFYDEYIKNDDSNNYSSFLWYAISKEIPFMLANTRVNIIKVYGAKMPDGEIITECYINNNHSESIENAIIEYIDKWDNKEEFFSIKQFFFILQYDYSYKKYPYTREEIEYFVIEYVLEFEKSHQNYDIFMSNIKNIITDKNIREEIINFVPEICTENAFKDIRFDERVKVNIGSNTYTILKSQFTSYKYIEDALIDGFSNKIFKEETFNNLIHISNSYNTIYEAMQNNIKTKDIVVSTTFNFTEDYQYI, from the coding sequence ATGAATATATACAAACAATTACTTTTAAATAGGCTTCATAAAAACATACAGGACAAAAACAAAATAGAAAATGAAACCATAAGACTTTTAACTTATGATGTAACAATAGAACCTAAGATTGTAGAGCTTGAAGAGAAAAGCAGCGTGTTGTGTTCTGTTTATTTTTATATAAAGGCACCTATATTAGAAGAGGATTTTTATGAGTATTGTTCTGTTATAGCTAATGATAAATATAAGGCTATTGAACTAGTTGCTGATGATTTTGTTTACTGTGCTTTTAATGGAATGATTGATTTTTTGAATGGTGTCTCTCATCATGAAATAGATACTTATATGCTTGGAAATAAAAAAAGGTTTAGTGTATGCGAAAGTCCTATAATAGGTCTTGGAAGCAGTATTGAAAAAGAAAAATTTTATGATGAATATATAAAAAATGATGACAGCAATAATTATTCTTCTTTTTTATGGTATGCAATAAGCAAAGAGATTCCTTTCATGCTTGCAAACACTAGAGTAAATATTATTAAAGTTTATGGTGCTAAAATGCCTGATGGTGAAATTATTACAGAATGCTATATAAATAATAATCATAGTGAAAGTATTGAAAATGCTATAATTGAATATATTGATAAATGGGACAACAAAGAAGAGTTTTTCTCTATAAAGCAATTCTTTTTTATCCTTCAATATGATTATAGTTATAAAAAATATCCATATACTAGAGAAGAGATTGAATATTTTGTAATAGAATATGTATTGGAATTTGAGAAGAGTCATCAAAATTATGATATATTTATGAGCAACATTAAAAACATAATAACAGACAAAAACATAAGAGAAGAGATTATAAACTTTGTACCAGAAATATGCACAGAAAATGCTTTTAAAGATATTAGGTTTGATGAGAGGGTAAAAGTTAATATAGGTTCCAACACCTACACAATATTAAAAAGTCAATTTACAAGCTACAAATATATAGAAGATGCTCTAATAGATGGATTTTCTAATAAAATATTTAAAGAAGAAACATTTAATAATCTCATTCATATAAGCAATTCATACAACACTATATACGAAGCTATGCAAAATAATATTAAAACTAAAGATATAGTGGTTTCTACAACATTTAATTTTACAGAAGATTATCAGTATATTTAA